TGACGATGAAATCGTTGATTGAGAGCTTCTCCGGCTCCGGCAGCAGGGCGTTGAACTCCACCCGCAGATCCATCAATGGACCCGCATCCAGGTCGCTGGTCAGGTAGAAGTGCGGCGCCAGCTGCTTGGAGGTTTGCATGCGGCGCCCGACGGCGCTGCGCAACTTAGTCAGAGCGACCCGCTCTGTCTGCAGGGCCGCCGCTGGGGTCCGGCCCGGGGCGTCTTGCCGCCGGGTGGTGCCGGCCGCGGCCGCTTCGACATCCCGTTTGGTAATCCGGCCTCCAGGCCCCGATCCGGCAAGGCTCGCCAGCGGCAATCCGCGCTCGGCGGCCATGCGCCGGGCCAACGGCGAGGCCTTGGCTGCCGCCCAGGCCGCTGGAGTGGGTGGGATCGGCATCTGGCCGGCGGGCGGCGGCGCGGCAGCAGCAGGCGGCGGGGCGGCAGCCGCTCCGGCCTCGGCGAGCAGGGCCGCCAGGTCGATAGGCTCGTCGGCCGTTCCGATCACCGCGATCGGCGTGCCAACCGGTACGCTGGTCTTCTCGGCCACCAGCAGGCCGCGCAGCACCCCACCGGTGGTCGCTTCAACTTCGACCGTGGCCTTGTCGGTCTCGATCTCGGCCAGGATCTCGCCCTTCTCGACAGCCTCGCCCTCGCGCTT
This sequence is a window from Anaerolineales bacterium. Protein-coding genes within it:
- a CDS encoding 2-oxo acid dehydrogenase subunit E2, giving the protein MPTVVAMPKLGFDMAEGLLVRWVKREGEAVEKGEILAEIETDKATVEVEATTGGVLRGLLVAEKTSVPVGTPIAVIGTADEPIDLAALLAEAGAAAAPPPAAAAPPPAGQMPIPPTPAAWAAAKASPLARRMAAERGLPLASLAGSGPGGRITKRDVEAAAAGTTRRQDAPGRTPAAALQTERVALTKLRSAVGRRMQTSKQLAPHFYLTSDLDAGPLMDLRVEFNALLPEPEKLSINDFIVKAAALALREFPALNASLEGESILRHGEIHIGLAVATDNGLLTVVARDADRRPLAELAESIRQIVARARQGRVRPEDIEGATFTISNLGMYEIEHFAAIINPPEAAILAVGAVRQVPVVHEGAVIPGWRMKVTLSADHRVTDGAEGARFMQALRQRIEHPLQLVV